A part of Scophthalmus maximus strain ysfricsl-2021 chromosome 20, ASM2237912v1, whole genome shotgun sequence genomic DNA contains:
- the cdk5rap2 gene encoding CDK5 regulatory subunit-associated protein 2 isoform X8, with amino-acid sequence MKDPCRVCSARLAGSQCRWIFSSSAQKKLQVVLSHVLGWEVTRDGRGEFLCGKCVFQLEKVVQCDVKINQLQEDHNIQMQKLQAEKGHLTQCIVHVYQKNNPSLDKSDGETPPRSCGVGSPDEGQQLGEIRRGHLKNCMRRCVSLDRIVSRGTTFGRSSLRSNRLGSGAGLDGSMKRFGLRGPRHRSQSMYFDLIQHKGVLPRPGFKALSASLQSLNQDFSLDPSPDPPQKFTEAKVFVARRDGATADLGGKVQAKALLRSSPSQPSVISDLIQLLRCISKQQVSAPAGSHIPVLKRLSTGHLKPGAERRHREAEWKSLHELTEEFDDEYTSVSVESEVSRLESVNKHLNEELTLTKSTSENLSKTLEDTQNQYKQTLSGKLEEKENELGSEKKNALKRDKTIQGLTQVLREKEKEIAELCHEIEDRDDALAKAREVAHKAQLQKYQGAEEHQSLLMAKQTELAQLQGEHHGKVLEAQKLQRALDRKEQELGDLQQAKDQLEVELEDLQQQKKKGDKALNDLNNQLKKLSGEIGEREIALEQQYQELLDQTNRKLQTHEVTIQRLTSTLADKEQQLQEYINMVRDFEQSRSPGGNDTVLSKLRQRLKEKEKALEQALDEKFAAIEEKDDEIHQLQLSLREKERDLDRLNNLLSHNEETINSFDSLIKEKDVELQHLANTLKNLQRAKQDVEDNLNRSLKEKDSIISQLQLSLEGKTTDMEEMAKSMLSQSETHAHDLAEQMGQRLKVTEAMLAEAVKARERLVADNESAVEGLLATISSKDQLLKESAEHYNRMLSERTQEIQELRKQLSDRQQLLATAEKQSSIKVQEDCLETANLRALIAEKDSLVTKLLQHGQERDHFLAEMRQKEEQDHVLELRQTIQIMQEKLDEREAELSRRNSEDNVENIPQSKKTVVILKKELTQKTEALNRALKRENELKISVAELQSLLSELEGRIEGQAINIESLTATLKTKDEIINVLHQRLGLRGESEGDHTQDQVIVSGIERSFPRLPQRERTMIGGDSQQESLPNLVALQQEHDTLNKALRAEQQLYSSLVRSVKEQDSAQRLHALQLELTAVQLLRQKLEESIKTNEELRDDLEREIHRAKLREGMDLIDPKELESMRHQLEDAQRWNASLQARLGAIQSRGGGVGGATDGGDTLSFIGDQTSYMSICFGEEQDDSLSQLSPQELKQKVLDLQDCVSRVQTLNNELQSRLSVLEKSEHDACNKGDKDVTSPGKQQLGKMQPLAHCDGKHHPGRDQESQTDVRLGRMLSGTLWGDESVDSGLCQSREHAQSGNNTLDTGKRDSREKNRDVMALKSLLTDHGATSVSHLREKLLRLKSENVELRGLLKEHKSTECKEKESTDASGNSSDGQAELRQSMEALSVKLSNEKGERNSQHVSGGETLITTEGIESPQTKGQTHTTGGKHNVAKHGAGVKSRLPVPVRLRVEASSSRQSVRPEHLRPEALQHLNSDDVYGSDQQLRADSDSPISLQQSSPSSSTVGYEQHGNSPVGLVKDSESGHTLDNTEADSALFTQLELLHQECQEKEALINKLSEQLADWEELHAQLKEKELLNHQYVEALQAAESTIAYLTACSLDSQGGFGSHTSSGAGSVSVGADAALHSRCVELQKALQDKEEFNDQLIELLNMAEKAITSSDSQAKNPEISDLCLKIEDALQQVKSCSKREGPRDVSGSTDDSMQGLQRHIDSLQEALWEQNRLNAELREQLRDAAAQQSHNSAGQEGKCSRQRTAEKGSEEHHGDSSVNSINQGITKSLMNCLSATESAIASLAEHCTNPGSFTSAISSQISTDLQINLDKLQRALQEREELCESTQPATKSCSNLSTASCGAKGQLPRDLHQNLCLLYKVFADLSHRIPELQTSLQEERGRREEGEAHRTAQDCKGLPPNVQVQLETLHKALREKKKACKNLEEKLATALTETSSAETVRKALEQDDKGVQVDLQDLGYETSGKSENDREESSSTDLEVGVNPSCSASSLPSLLKHEQATFSSTENLDSTSSTSYPSSPALSSAKVSLKSLQVYDEYGVSEDPLQLQAQVRELKVQLENQTKLVLQMQNLLRRNSLSSDHVANTSDPSVVIKDQEGTRKLSQDRSYRTGQQREKKEGENQAMRDKTIRLNMEQERERTLNRSTTEKLPQTRSRSTSPARLDSLVQSQARELSQLRQQIKESRGLGALQRRQLEELSKAFKDLLQASEVDFYMGEVVKEQLEGSLSLLDRLEGRLDKGESHLDNEDVAALELSRRFAKELQEKNRLIQSLQNQFRGQSSSSHHSSHSDLYHSDRTSSSCHSPHSGSRAQSLGHRHPSDWMGAAVPPVGGAQVDSVSSHRLQGLQEQLRSSEELNTTLRSELDLHQSIMAQSSSHHQKPDQGQDQERSGPRTDGHKVDGDAAAKNAAEQPRTMNSDLLAEHLQEIRALRHRLEESIRTNDRLREQLEKRLAEVEKDPATNIFIHGNEEQGHLANEVRFLWGQNQALKEQLNLGSRDKQKENEKLRETLARRTAKLEQSRKESEALRQENRRLLEMLELSSQENSKLQESLHCSKEELQRLQCEVKLQRQQLSDSQHLLKSLRVELQVYEKIKTDAQKHNDSSETTQESASRPAGSLDLSELLSEIRHLRLQLERSIQTNTALRQRLEEQLLRGPNRSETININYLLSSPDEGGRSPGREGVDLRHSFQSYNEYTSVLHDEKRHARSEVGGGSLSSSSGDSSSSAPSRLVPGHRMWANRNGRHVLGLIEDFNALRKQISEGRKLSRGMDTQLQECLHNKVIEQQHVKSLSSSMNTMQQVLEEAGRLLKLVWRVSLPAAYTAGDSSNNQQDELLKNEISRLKSRLSQQERMLSGAVKRLRTTNQLKEGMERVIVDQLSLTHGVLKKARGNLETNYCALLGLKGLSGGADEGGPSQWPVGGTRDPDSSEDHYSDASLHCSF; translated from the exons ATGAAGGACCCGTGTCGTGTATGCAGTGCTCGTCTGGCAGGCAGCCAGTGTCGCTGGATCTTCAGCTCATCGGCGCAGAAGAAGTTACAAGTCGTCTTGTCACATGTGCTGGGCTGGGAGGTGACTCGCGATGGTCGCGGCGAATTCCTCTGcgggaaatgtgtttttcagttgGAGAAGGTGGTACAGTGTGATGTTAAGATcaaccagctgcaggaggatCACAACATTCAGATGCAGAAGCTGCAGGCGGAGAAAGGACACCTGACGCAGTGCATCGTCCATGtctaccaaaaaaacaaccctagCTTGGACAAGAGCGATGGGGAGACTCCACCCCGGTCCTGTGGGGTTGGCAGTCCTGATGAAGGACAGCAGTTAGGGGAGATTCGACGTGGTCACTTGAAGAATTGCATGAGAAGGTGTGTGAGCCTGGATAGAATCGTTAGCAGAGGGACAACCTTCGGGCGCTCAAGCCTCAGGAGCAACAGACTCGGATCAGGGGCAGGGCTTGATGGCTCTATGAAGCGCTTTGGTCTCCGAGGACCACGCCACCGTTCACAGAGCATGTACTTTGACCTGATCCAACACAAAGGTGTACTGCCTAGACCTGGATTCAAAGCTCTCTCCGCTTCACTGCAGTCGCTGAATCAAGACTTTTCCTTAGACCCTTCTCCAGACCCTCCACAAAAATTCACAGAGGCCAAGGTGTTTGTTGCCAGACGTGATGGTGCCACTGCTGACCTAGGAGGAAAGGTCCAGGCCAAAGCACTGCTCCGCAGCTCCCCAAGTCAACCGTCTGTGATCTCTGACTTGATCCAACTCTTGCGCTGCATCTCCAAGCAACAGGTCTCTGCCCCTGCTGGGAGCCACATCCCTGTCCTGAAGAGGTTAAGTACTGGCCACCTCAAACCGGGAGCTGAGCGTAGACACAGAGAGGCCGAATGGAAGTCTCTTCATGAACTTACAGAAGAATTTGATGATGAATATACTTCTGTCAGTGTGGAG AGCGAGGTTAGCCGATTGGAGTCTGTAAATAAGCACCTGAACGAAGAGCTCACACTGACAAAAAGCACCAGTGAGAACCTGTCAAAAACACTGGAGGATACCCAGAATCAGTACAAG CAGACCCTGTCGGGGAAgctggaagagaaggagaatgaACTCGgctcagagaagaaaaatgccTTGAAGCGAGACAAAACAATCCAGGGGCTGACTCAGGTcctcagagagaaggagaaagag ATTGCAGAGCTGTGTCATGAGATTGAGGACAGGGATGATGCTCTGGCCAAGGCTAGAGAGGTGGCACATAAAGCCCAACTGCAGAAATACCAG GGGGCCGAGGAACACCAAAGCCTATTAATGGCAAAGCAAACGGAGCTTGCTCAACTCCAGGGAGAACACCATGGCAAGGTGCTTGAAGCTCAAAAACTGCAGCGTGCTCTGGACAGGAAGGAGCAAGAGCTGGGTGACCTACAACAGGCGAAGGACCAGCTGGAGGTGGAACTGGaggacctgcagcagcagaagaaaaagggagacaAAGCCCTGAAT GATCTGAACAATCAGCTGAAGAAGCTCAGCGGTGAGATCGGGGAGAGGGAGATTGCTCTGGAGCAGCAGTACCAGGAGCTCCTGGATCAAACCAACAGAAAATTGCAGACCCATGAGGTCACCATCCAGCGGCTCACATCCACCCTGGCTGATAAAGAGCAGCAGCTACAG GAATACATTAATATGGTCAGAGACTTTGAGCAAAGCCGAAGCCCAGGAGGAAACGATACTGTGCTTTCCAAGCTGCGGCaaagactgaaagaaaaagaaaaggctctGGAG CAAGCGCTGGATGAGAAGTTTGCTGCCATTGAGGAGAAAGATGATGAGattcaccagctgcagctgtctctCAGGGAGAAGGAACGAGACCTGGACAGGCTGAATAACCTGCTCTCTCACAATGAGGAAACCATCAAT AGCTTTGATAGTCTAATCAAGGAAAAGGATGTGGAGTTGCAGCATCTCGCAAACACGttaaaaaacctgcagagaGCCAAGCAGGACGTAGAAGATAACCTGAACCGATCACTGAAGGAGAAGGACTCCATCATCAGCCAGCTTCAGCTCTCTCTGGAGGGCAAGACAACGGACATGGAG GAAATGGCCAAATCAATGCTGAGCCAGTCAGAAACTCATGCACATGACCTTGCTGAACAGATGGGccagaggttaaaggtcacagAGGCCATGCTGGCTGAGGCTGTGAAGGCCAGGGAAAGGCTGGTTGCTGACAATGAGAGCGCTGTGGAAGGACTGTTGGCTACAATTAGCAGCAAGGACCAACTTCTCAAG GAGTCTGCTGAGCACTACAATCGCATGCTGTCTGAGCGAACACAAGAGATTCAGGAACTCAGGAAGCAGCTGTCTGACAGGCAGCAGCTACTCGCCACTGCTGAGAAGCAAAGCTCTATAAAAGTCCAGGAGGATTGTTTAGAGACTGCAAATCTCCGAGCACTGATTGCTGAAAAAGACAGCCTCGTCACT AAGCTTCTGCAGCATGGTCAGGAGAGGGACCATTTTCTTGCAgagatgagacagaaagaggagcaaGATCATGTGTTGGAGCTCAGACAAACCATCCAAATCATGCAGGAGAAGTTGGACGAGAGGGAAG CTGAGCTGTCTAGAAGGAACAGTGAGGATAATGTGGAGAACATTCCACAATCCAAGAAGACAGTCGTCATCCTGAAGAAGGAGCTGACACAGAAAACTGAGGCGCTGAACAGAGCCCTGAAGCGGGAGAATGAACTGAAG ATCTCAGTGGCAGAGCTACAGTCATTGCTGTCTGAGCTGGAGGGTCGCATAGAAGGTCAGGCTATTAACATTGAGTCGCTGACTGCCACCCTGAAGACCAAGGATGAGATTATCAAT GTTCTTCACCAGCGCCTCGGGCTGAGAGGGGAGAGTGAGGGCGACCATACCCAGGATCAGGTCATTGTCTCTGGCATTGAAAGATCCTTCCCCAGGCTCCCGCAAAGGGAGAGAACCATGATTGGTGGAGACAGCCAGCAAGAA TCTTTGCCCAACCTCGTAGCTCTGCAACAGGAGCATGATACTCTGAACAAAGCCCTGAGAGCTGAACAACAGCTCTACTCTAGCCTGGTCAGGAGCGTGAAAGAGCAGGACAG tgcCCAGCGTCTGCACgctctgcagctggagctgaCAGCGGTGCAGCTCCTCAGGCAGAAGCTCGAGGAGAGCATCAAAACCAACGAGGAGCTACGGGACGActtggagagagagatacacagAGCCAAACTCAGAGAAG GTATGGACCTCATTGATCCTAAAGAACTGGAGAGTATGAGGCATCAGCTGGAAGACGCACAGCGCTGGAATGCGTCTCTGCAGGCTCGATTAGGAGCAATCCAGAGCCGTGGAGGAGGGGTCGGTGGAGCCACGGATGGTG GTGACACTTTGAGTTTCATCGGCGACCAGACTTCTTACATGAGTATTTGTTTTGGGGAGGAGCAGGATGACAGCTTGTCTCAACTCTCTCCACAAGAGCTCAAGCAGAAG GTGCTGGATCTGCAGGATTGTGTTAGCAGAGTGCAGACTTTAAACAACGAGCTGCAGAGCCGACTGTCGGTATTGGAGAAGTCTGAGCATGATGCTTGCAACAAGGGAGACAAAGATGTTACCAGCCCCGGGAAACAG CAGCTAGGTAAGATGCAGCCTTTGGCTCACTGTGACGGGAAGCATCACCCTGGTAGGGACCAAGAAAGCCAGACAGACGTCAGACTAGGACGG ATGCTGTCTGGAACGCTGTGGGGCGATGAGAGCGTGGACAGTGGCCTTTGCCAGAGTAGAGAGCACGCTCAGTCTGGCAACAACACTTTGGACACTGGAAAGAGAGATTCTCGGGAGAAGAACAGAGATGTAATGGCACTTAAATCCCTGCTGACTGATCATGGGGCTACATCAGTCTCACACCTTAG AGAGAAGCTGCTAAGActtaaatcagaaaatgtggAGCTGCGTGGTCTCTTGAAAGAGCACAAATCTACTGagtgtaaagaaaaagagagcacGGATGCCTCAGGGAACAGCAGTGACGGACAGGCTGAACTCAGGCAGAGTATGGAGGCGCTGTCCGTCAAGCTGTCCaatgaaaagggagagaggaactCGCAACATGTGTCGGGTGGGGAGACCCTTATCACAACAGAGGGGATTGAGAGTCCACAAACTAAAGGCCAGACGCACACCACGGGTGGAAAACACAATGTCGCCAAGCACGGG GCTGGTGTCAAATCTCgccttcctgttcctgtgagaCTGAGAGTGGaagcgagcagcagcagacagtctGTTAGACCTGAGCACCTGAGACCTGAAGCACTTCAGCACCTCAATTCAGATGATGTCTATGGGTCTGACCAGCAGTTGCGTGCAGACTCTGACTCCCCAATATCACTCCAGCAAagctctccctcttcttccacTGTCGGATATGAACAGCATGGCAACAGTCCAGTGGGTTTGGTCAAGGACTCTGAATCTGGACACACACTGGATAACACAGAGGCTGACTCTGCTCTCTTCACTCAGCTGGAGCTCCTCCACCAGGAGTGCCAGGAGAAAGAAGCCCTGATCAACAAACTCAGTGAGCAGCTTGCCGATTGGGAAGAGCTCCACGCTCAGCTTAAGGAAAAGGAACTGCTTAATCACCAATATGTCGAGGCATTGCAAGCTGCAGAATCCACTATTGCCTACCTGACTGCCTGCAGTCTGGACAGCCAGGGAGGATTTGGCTCCCACACCAGCTCAGGAGCAGGGTCCGTCTCTGTGGGTGCAGATGCTGCCCTCCACAGTCGATGCGTGGAGCTGCAGAAAGCCCTACAGGACAAGGAGGAGTTCAACGACCAGCTTATAGAGCTTCTGAACATGGCAGAGAAAGCCATCACTTCCTCTGACAGCCAAGCAAAGAATCCGGAAATCAGTGACCTTTGCTTAAAGATAGAAGACGCCTTACAGCAGGTGAAATCATGTTCAAAGAGAGAGGGTCCGAGAGATGTATCTGGAAGCACTGATGACTCTATGCAGGGGTTGCAACGTCACATAGACTCTCTGCAGGAGGCACTGTGGGAGCAGAACAGGCTCAATGCAGAGCTGAGAGAACAACTGAGAGATGCTGCTGCACAACAGAGCCACAACAGTGCCGGTCAGGAGGGTAAATGTTCAAGGCAGAGAACAGCAGAAAAGGGGTCGGAGGAACACCATGGGGACAGTTCTGTTAATTCTATAAATCAGGGTATAACAAAATCTCTAATGAACTGCCTTAGTGCAACAGAGTCTGCCATTGCCTCTCTAGCAGAACACTGTACAAACCCCGGCTCCTTTACTTCTGCTATATCATCACAGATAAGCACTGACCTGCAGATCAATTTAGACAAACTTCAGAGAGCCCTGCAAGAGAGGGAAGAGCTGTGTGAATCCACCCAGCCAGCCACCAAATCGTGCAGCAATTTGTCCACTGCTTCGTGTGGAGCAAAGGGACAACTTCCCAGAGACCTCCATCAAAACCTCTGTCTCCTCTACAAGGTCTTCGCTGACCTCTCCCACAGGATTCCTGAACTGCAGACTTCCTtacaggaggagaggggccgCAGAGAGGAGGGCGAGGCTCACAGGACAGCGCAGGACTGCAAAGGATTACCACCGAACGTCCAGGTTCAGCTGGAGACTCTCCACAAGGCactgagggagaagaagaaggcatGTAAAAACCTGGAGGAGAAACTGGCCACTGCTCTTACCGAGACGAGCTCAGCTGAAACTGTACGGAAAG CTCTGGAGCAGGATGACAAAGGCGTGCAGGTGGATTTGCAAGACCTGGGTTACGAAACCAGTGGCAAGAGTGAGAACGATAGGGAAGAGAGCAGTAGCACAG ATCTAGAGGTCGGTGTGAACCCAAGTTGCAGTGCCTCTAGCCTGCCTTCCCTGCTGAAACATGAACAGGCAACCTTCTCCTCTACTGAAAACCTGGACTCAACCTCCAGCACCTCGTACCCGAGCTCCCCAGCTCTCAGCTCAGCCAAG GTCAGTCTGAAAAGCCTGCAGGTCTATGATGAGTACGGCGTTTCTGAAGACCCTCTCCAGCTTCAGGCGCAAGTGCGAGAGCTGAAGGTCCAGCTggaaaaccaaaccaaactcGTCCTCCAAATGCAAAACCTTTTGCGTAGGAACTCCCTCTCCAGTGACCATGTTGCCAACACCTCTGACCCCTCCGTTGTCATCAAGGATCAAGAAGGGACACGGAAGTTGAGCCAAGATAGGAGCTACAGAACTGGGCagcaaagggagaaaaaggagggagagaaccAGGCGATGAGGGATAAAACCATCCGTCTCAATATggaacaagaaagagagaggacgcTGAACAGAAGCACAACTGAAAAGCTGCCACAGACACGCAGTCGCTCTACATCACCTGCTCG ACTGGACTCCCTGGTACAGTCGCAGGCCCGGGAGCTGTCACAACTGAGGCAGCAGATCAAGGAGAGCCGCGGACTGGGAGCCCTGCAGCGCcgtcagctggaggagctgagcaAGGCCTTCAAGGATCTGCTGCAGGCCAGCGAAGTCGACTTCTACATGGGGGAGGTGGTCAAAGAGCAGCTGGAAGGGAGCCTGAGTCTTCTGGACAGGCTGGAGGGACGACTAGACAAAG GAGAGTCTCATCTGGATAATGAAGATGTGGCGGCTCTGGAACTGTCTCGCAG GTTTGCGAaagagctgcaggagaagaacCGTCTCATCCAGAGCCTGCAGAATCAGTTCAGAGGCCAAAGTTCCAGCAGCCACCACAGCTCTCACTCTGATCTGTACCACTCTGAcaggacctcctcctcctgccataGCCCGCACAGTGGCAGTCGAGCTCAGA gtttaggCCATCGACACCCCTCTGATTGGATGGGAGCAGCCGTTCCTCCTGTAGGTGGAGCTCAGGTGGACAGTGTGTCCAGTCACAGACTGCAGGGCCTGCAGGAGCAGCTAAGGAGCAGTGAGGAGCTCAACACCACCCTGCGCAGTGAACTGGACCTGCATCAATCAATTATGGCTCAGAGCAGCTCGCACCATCAGAAACCGGATCAAGGCCAGGATCAGGAGAGGTCAGGGCCTCGGACAGACGGACATAAAGTAGATGGAGACGCTGCAGCAAAGAATGCTGCAGAGCAGCCTCGTACGATGAATTCAG ACCTGCTGGCAGAACATTTGCAGGAGATCCGAGCTTTGCGACATCGCCTGGAGGAGAGCATCCGCACTAACGACCGGCTCAGGGAACAGCTGGAGAAGAGACTAGCCGAGGTGGAGAAAGACCCAG CTACCAACATCTTCATCCACGGCAATGAGGAGCAGGGTCATCTGGCTAATGAGGTGCGATTTCTCTGGGGACAAAATCAAGCCCTGAAGGAACAGCTCAACCTTGGGTCTAgag ACAAGCAAAAGGAGAACGAAAAGCTGCGGGAGACTCTGGCCAGACGGACCGCCAAACTGGAGCAGAGCAGGAAGGAGTCTGAAGCACTGAGGCAGGAAAATAGGCGACTTCTGGAGATGCTGGAGCTCAGCAGCCAAGAAAACTCCAAATTGCAGGAGTCACTGCACTGCAGCAAAGAGGAGCTTCAaag GCTGCAGTGTGAGGTGAAGCTCCAGAGGCAGCAGCTGTCCGACTCCCAGCATCTCCTCAAATCGCTGCGAGTGGAGCTGCAAGTTTATGAGAAGATCAAGACTGATGCGCAGAAACACAACG ATTCCAGTGAGACGACCCAGGAGTCAGCCTCCCGTCCCGCCGGCTCACTGGACCTGAGCGAGCTGCTGTCAGAGATCCGACACCTgcggctgcagctggagaggagcATCCAGACCAACACGGCTCTGCGCCAGagactggaggagcagctgctccGAGGACCCAACCGCTCGGAGACCATCAACATCAACTACCTGCTCTCCTCTCCGG ATGAAGGGGGCCGGTCACCAGGTCGCGAAGGCGTTGATCTCCGTCACTCGTTTCAGTCTTACAATGAATACACCAGTGTCCTCCATG ATGAGAAGCGCCACGCTCGTTCAGAGGTGGGCGGTGGCTCCTTAAGCAGCAGCTCTGGCGACAGCAGCTCCAGCGCTCCCTCTCGCCTGGTGCCGGGCCACAGAATGTGGGCCAATCGCAACGGCCGCCACGTGCTGGGCCTGATAGAGGACTTCAACGCCCTGCGCAAGCAGATCTCAGAGGGACGCAAGCTGTCACGTGGCatggacacacagctgcaggagTGTCTGCACAACAAG GTGatagagcagcagcatgtgaagAGTTTGTCCAGCAGCATGAACACCATGCAGCAAGTGTTAGAGGAGGCCGGTCGACTGCTCAAACTGGTGTGGAGGGTCTCTCTGCCGGCTGCTTACACAGCAGGGGACAGTAGCAACAAccagcag GACGAGCTGCTGAAAAATGAGATCTCCCGACTGAAGAGCAGACTGTCGCAGCAGGAGCGGATGCTGAGCGGCGCCGTGAAACGCCTCCGCACCACCAACCAGCTCAAAGAGGGAATGGAGAGGGTCATCGTGGATCAGC TGTCTCTGACCCACGGAGTGTTAAAGAAAGCCCGGGGGAACTTAGAG ACTAATTACTGTGCCCTCCTCGGCCTGAAAGGCCTGTCTGGAGGAGCAGACGAAG GAGGTCCCAGTCAGTGGCCAGTAGGGGGCACAAGAGACCCCGACTCCTCCGAGGATCACTACAGTGACGCCTCTCTGCACTGCAGCTTCTAA